The nucleotide window GGGACGGCGGGGAAGGGAGAACTCTCTTCCCTGACGGGAAGAGAGTGACAGCTTATTTAATTTCCAGCTCGTTCATTGCAGCGATGTTGAAGCCGCCATCAACGTGAACCACTTCGCCGGAGATACCTGCGGAAAGGTCAGAGCACAGGAATGCTGCAGAGTTACCCACGTCTTCGATGGTAACGGTACGGCGAATCGGGGTAACCGCTTCGCAGTGTGCCAGCATTTTACGGAAATCTTTGATGCCGGAAGCCGCCAGGGTGCGGATTGGGCCAGCAGAGATACCGTTAACACGTACGCCTTCCGGACCCATTGCGTTCGCCATGTAGCGTACGTTCGCTTCCAGAGACGCTTTAGCCAGGCCCATAACGTTGTAGTTAGGGATTGCGCGCTCTGCGCCCAGGTAGGACAGGGTCAGCAGGGCAGCGCCTGGGTTCAGCATGGTGCGGCAAGATTTAGCCATCGCCACGAAGCTGTAAGAGCTGATGTCGTGCGCGATTTTGAAGCCTTCACGGGTTACCGCGTTCACATAGTCACCGTCCAGCTGATCGCCTGGAGCGAAGCCGATGGAGTGAACGAAGCCGTCGAATTTCGGCCATGCTTTTGCCAGTTCAGCAAACATGCCATCGATGCTTTCGTCTTGCGCAACGTCGCATTCCAGAACAATGCTGGAACCCAGCTGCGCGGCAAACTCTTCAACACGGCCTTTCAGCTTGTCGTTCTGGTAGGTGAACGCCAGCTCAGCGCCTTCGCGGTGCATAGCCTGTGCGATGCCATATGCGATGGACAGTTTGCTGGCAACGCCGGTTACCAGAATGCGCTTACCGGAAAGAAAACCCATAGCTTTGATCCTTATATTCATTGTTGTGGCGATCGTCATCTCAATGGGACAATCGTCGTTAAAACGCGGCGATAATATCACGTGTCGCGTGCTTAGTTAATCCGACCACTCTTTTGACGCACGGTTAACGGTCTTTTCGCCATGCATCAGCGGTTAATGCTTCACCAAAATGTCCGGCAATCAGTCGTTTGGTGAGATCATGAAGCGGGGAGGCCATGACATCTGCGGTACTTCCACGCTCGACAACTTCACCCTGATGCATGACCAGAACCTGGTCGCTGATGTGTTTCATCATGCCAAGATGTTGGGTGACGTAAATATAAGAGATCCCCTGTTTTTCCTGCAATTCCAGCATCAGGTTAATCAGCTGTGAACGCATCGACATATCCAGCGACGCAAGCGCCTCGTCGGCGATGATCACTTTCGGGCGCAGGATTAACGCGCGCGCCAGCCCCAGACGCTGCTTCTGGCCGGGAGCCAGCATATGCGGGTAGTAACTTTCGTGATCGGGCAGCAGCCCAACCATACGCAGGGTTTCAAATATCCGTTTACGACGTGCCTCAGGATCCAGGTTGGTATTCAGCCGCAGCGGAAAGTCCAGGATCTGCGAAATCCGCTGGCGTGGGTTGAGCGATGTCGATGGGTCCTGAAATATCATGCGGATACGCTGGCTGCGGAAAGAGTAATCTCCGAATGTCAGGGGATGGTCGTCAATCAGCACTTCGCCAGCGGTGGGTTCTACCATTCCCGCAAGCATTTTCGCCAGCGTGGATTTCCCCGAACCGTTCTCGCCGATGATTGCCAGGGTCTGTTTTTCGCGCAGCATAAAGCTCAGTGGTTTCACTGCTTCAACGGTCTGGCGGTGAAACAGCCCCGTACGGTAGCGAAAGGTCTTACTCAGGTTGCGGACTTCCAGCAAAGTTTCGACCATTTCACTCTCTCTCCATGTTCAGCGGGAAATGACAGGCGTAAAGATGATTTTTGGCACCTGTCAGACGCGGCGTCTCAATACATTTACGCTGAGCGTACGGACAGCGTGGCCCCAGACGGCAGCCAATTGGCAGCGACTCCAGCAGCGGGATCGCGCCCGGTAGCGTGTTCAGGCGGCTTTTGTGTGGCATGGCACTGCCAAAATCCGGGATCGCACGGATCAACGCCTGCGTATAGGGGTGGTGCGGTGTGTTGACCAGGTCTTCACTGATGGCGGTTTCAACCGTCTGCCCGCAATACATCACATCAATTTTATCTGCCCATTTGCTGAGCATCTGCAGGTCATGACTGATCAGCAAAATGGTGGTGTTATTGTTCTGGTTCAGACGTGAAAGCAGGCGGAAAATCTGCGCCTGTGTGGTCGGTTCCATCGCATTCGTTGGTTCATCAGCAATCAGCAAACGCGGCTGGTTAGCCAGCGCAATGGCAATCATCACCTTCTGACACTCACCGTCCGTCAGCTCGTAGGGGAAACTGCGCATCGCGTCTTTGTGATCTTTGATCCCGACGCGGTGAAGCAGCTCAATGGCGCGACGTTTGCGCCAGCCGAAACGCTGCCACCAGCGGCCTTTGTACGTCCAGCCGGGAATGTTCTGCATCAGCTGTTTGCCCACGCGCTCCGACGGGTCGAGACAGGATTGTGGCTCCTGGAAAATCATAGAGACGTTATGACCCACCAGCTTGCGGCGCTCGCGCGGAGAGAGGCGCTGCAGGTCGATATCATCAAAACGCATGCGGTCAGCGGTGACGCGCCAGTTGTCTTTCGCCACGCCGCAAATGGCTTTGGCGATCAGGCTCTTTCCTGATCCAGACTCGCCCACCAGACCGCGAATTTCGCCTTCTGCAAGGGTAATGCTGATGCGATCGACGGCCTTGACCCAGCCTTCACCGGTTTTGAATTCGATAGTGAGATTGCGGATATCAAGAAGTGGCATTATTGCACCCCCGCATTAATTGCACGGCGAATACCGTCACCCAGCAGGTTGACAAGCAGCACGCTCACCATAATGGCTGCTCCCGGCAACATGACCGTCCACGGTGCAACGTAGATAAGCTCCAGTGCATCGCCGAGCATTGCGCCCCATTCAGGTGACGGCAGTTGTGCACCCAAATCGAGGAAACCGAGTGCGGCGATGTCCAGAATTGCCATCGACAGCGCCCGGGTGATCTCGGTGACCAGACCTGACGCGATATTCGGCAGCACGGCAAACCATAAAATATTGGACGTTGTCGCCCCGTCCAGACGGGCTGCGACAACATACTCTTTTTCCAGTTCGTCGTGCACCATGCTGTACACCGAGCGAACGATGCGGGGCAGGATGGCCAGCCAGACGGCGAACATGGCATGCGTCAGGTGCGGCCCGGCGAAGGCCACAACAATAATGGCCAGCAGCAGAGACGGAATAGAGAGCAGGGTGTCCAGAATATGGTTCAGCACCGCCGAGCGCAGGCCATGTGTCGACCCGGCAAAAATGCCAAGCGCCAGACCACAAACCGTTGCCCCAAGCGTCACCACAAATGCGCCACCGACCGTCGGAGCTGCGCCGCTCAGCAGGCGGCTTAACACATCGCGGCCAAGATCGTCGGTTCCCAGGAAGAAGGAGACTTCACCGTAGCGCGACCACGACGGAGGCAACAGCTGATAGCCGAGGAACTGCTGATCAATACCATACGGTGCAAACCACGAGCCAAAGATGCAAAGCACAACCAGACCCGCACAGCCATACAGGCCGATCATTGCCGTGGTGTCACCATAGAATTTACGCCACACTGTACGTAACGCACCAGGCGTGCGTTTTTCGCTGTATACGCTATCGTAGGGCATACCATTCCTTATGCTTCAACGGGTTAGCCATTGCACCCAAAATATCGGAAATCACGTTAACAATAATAACCAGTGAGCCGATCACCATCACGCCCGCAGAGAGGGCGGCGTAATCCTGCTGGCGGATGGCGTTAATCATCCAGCGTCCCAGGCCTGGCCAGCTAAAGACCATCTCGGTGATCATCGCCAGGGTCAGCATGGTTGAGAACTGTAGCCCCAGGCGTGGGATAACGGGTGGCAACGCATTGTGCAGCACATGGCGGCGCAAAATGGTCAGACGCGATAACCCGCGCGTGGCGGCGGCTTTGACGTAGTTTTGATCGAACACCTCAATGGTGCTGATCCGCATCAGGCGGATCACTTCGGTTGTCGGGGCCACAGCCAGCGTCAGCACGGGCAATACCATATGACGCAGGGCGCTGACGATCATTTCATGACGCCAGACGGAATCAGACAGCCACGCGTCAACAATCGCAAACCCGGTCACCGTTTTTACTGTATAAAGCAGGTCAAAACGGCCAGAAACCGGCAGCCAGCCCATCGTCAGTGAGAAGAAAAGCGTCAGCAGCAGCGCCAGCCAGAAGATCGGGATTGAGAAGCCGAGCAGAGCGAGGGCGCTGATGAATTTATCCTGCCATTTGTTGCGATAAATCCCCGCCAGCATCCCCACCGGAATGCCCACCATCAGCGCAAAGCCGAAAGCCAGAATGCACAGTTCCATCGTGGCCGGGAACACCACTTTCAGCTGCTCTGAAATAAGCTGACCGTTGATACTGGATACGCCAAAATCCCAGTGCAGCAGGCCGTTAAACCAGAACAGCCACGCGTCCCACAGCGACGAGCCATGAAGCGGGGCGTGTGGGGTGAAATAGCTCAGACTAAAGCCGACAAATGTCAGGAAAAAGAGCGTCACCAGCAGCAGCAAGAGTCGACGCAAGGTAAAAATAATCATGGTTTTTTCACCTCTTGTTCTTTTTCGCGAGAGACGCCCGCGAAGGAGGCGTTACCAAACGGACTCAGTACCAGCCCTTTAATATCGTAACGATAGGCCTGGAGACGCAGGGAAGAGGCGAGTGGTAGCACAGGCAGTTCACGGGCGAGAATGTTTTGCGCTTCGTCATAGGCGTCGATGCGTGAGGCAAGCTGTTGCGACGCGAGCGCTTTTTGCAGTACGGCGTCAAACTCGCGGTTACACCAGTGAGCATAGTTTGTTTGCGAGTTAATAGCTGCACAGCTCAACAGCGGACGGAAGAAGCTGTCCGGGTCATTACTGTCGGTGGCCCAGCCCGTTAACGTCAGGTCATGATTCATATCCATCAGGCGCGCCTCCTGGAAACGACCCTCGACCGGTACGATGACCACTTTGACGCCGACTTGCGCCATATCGGCCTGCAGCAGCTCGGCAGTTTTGAGTGGGCTTGGGTTCCACGCCTGTGAACTGGTCGGTACCCACAGCTGGAGCGTCAGGTTTTCTGCGCCCAGTGCTTTAAGCTGTTCGCGCGCTTTCGCCGGATTGTATTCAGTAATTTTAGCTTCACCGTCATACGCCCAGGAGGCGCGCGGTAAAATAGAGGCAGCCGTTTCAGCCGTACCATAATAGATAGACTGCATCAGTCGCTGGTTGTTAATGGCCAGGGCCAGTGCATGACGCACGGCAGGGTTATTCAGCGGTGGTTTATCGGTATTAAACGCCAGATATGCGATGTTCATGCCGGGACGTAACGTCAGACGCAGGCGTGGATCGTCGCGCAGAATGGTCAACTGGCTGGCAGCCGGCCAGGCGAGTACGTCGCATTCGCCGGTCAGCAGTTTCGAAAGACGCCCCGTTCCGCCGGAACCGAGATCAACCACCACCTGTGGCATCAGCGGGGTGCCGCGCCAGAAATGTTCATGGCGCTGCAGGCGAATATATTGCCCGGAGCGGTATTCGGCCACCTGGAACGGACCTGTACCGACAGGCTGACGATCAAGTAACTCCTGACGATCGTTTTTGGTCAACTGAGCCGCGTATTCGGCAGACATGACGGATGCATAGTGTGTAGCCAGATGCCACAGGAAAGAGGCATCCGGGCGCGCCAGGGTAAACTCAACCGTCCGGTTATCCAGCTTGCGTACGCTTTTAACGGTGTCGGCAAACTGCAGACTGTCAAAATAAGGGAAGCTTCCCCCGTTAACGTTATGCCACGGATGGTTACGGTTAAAGATACGCTGGAAGGTAAAGACCACATCATCTGCGTTTAGCTTGCGCGTAGGGGTAAACCACGGCGTGTGCTGGAAAGCGACATCATCGCGAAGGCGAAAACGGTAAGTCGCGCCGTTATCCAGCACTTCCCAGCTTTCGGCAAGCTC belongs to Enterobacter cloacae and includes:
- a CDS encoding enoyl-[acyl-carrier-protein] reductase [NADH]; translation: MGFLSGKRILVTGVASKLSIAYGIAQAMHREGAELAFTYQNDKLKGRVEEFAAQLGSSIVLECDVAQDESIDGMFAELAKAWPKFDGFVHSIGFAPGDQLDGDYVNAVTREGFKIAHDISSYSFVAMAKSCRTMLNPGAALLTLSYLGAERAIPNYNVMGLAKASLEANVRYMANAMGPEGVRVNGISAGPIRTLAASGIKDFRKMLAHCEAVTPIRRTVTIEDVGNSAAFLCSDLSAGISGEVVHVDGGFNIAAMNELEIK
- a CDS encoding ABC transporter ATP-binding protein, giving the protein MVETLLEVRNLSKTFRYRTGLFHRQTVEAVKPLSFMLREKQTLAIIGENGSGKSTLAKMLAGMVEPTAGEVLIDDHPLTFGDYSFRSQRIRMIFQDPSTSLNPRQRISQILDFPLRLNTNLDPEARRKRIFETLRMVGLLPDHESYYPHMLAPGQKQRLGLARALILRPKVIIADEALASLDMSMRSQLINLMLELQEKQGISYIYVTQHLGMMKHISDQVLVMHQGEVVERGSTADVMASPLHDLTKRLIAGHFGEALTADAWRKDR
- a CDS encoding ABC transporter ATP-binding protein; translated protein: MPLLDIRNLTIEFKTGEGWVKAVDRISITLAEGEIRGLVGESGSGKSLIAKAICGVAKDNWRVTADRMRFDDIDLQRLSPRERRKLVGHNVSMIFQEPQSCLDPSERVGKQLMQNIPGWTYKGRWWQRFGWRKRRAIELLHRVGIKDHKDAMRSFPYELTDGECQKVMIAIALANQPRLLIADEPTNAMEPTTQAQIFRLLSRLNQNNNTTILLISHDLQMLSKWADKIDVMYCGQTVETAISEDLVNTPHHPYTQALIRAIPDFGSAMPHKSRLNTLPGAIPLLESLPIGCRLGPRCPYAQRKCIETPRLTGAKNHLYACHFPLNMERE
- a CDS encoding antimicrobial peptide ABC transporter permease SapC — its product is MPYDSVYSEKRTPGALRTVWRKFYGDTTAMIGLYGCAGLVVLCIFGSWFAPYGIDQQFLGYQLLPPSWSRYGEVSFFLGTDDLGRDVLSRLLSGAAPTVGGAFVVTLGATVCGLALGIFAGSTHGLRSAVLNHILDTLLSIPSLLLAIIVVAFAGPHLTHAMFAVWLAILPRIVRSVYSMVHDELEKEYVVAARLDGATTSNILWFAVLPNIASGLVTEITRALSMAILDIAALGFLDLGAQLPSPEWGAMLGDALELIYVAPWTVMLPGAAIMVSVLLVNLLGDGIRRAINAGVQ
- a CDS encoding antimicrobial peptide ABC transporter permease SapB; this translates as MIIFTLRRLLLLLVTLFFLTFVGFSLSYFTPHAPLHGSSLWDAWLFWFNGLLHWDFGVSSINGQLISEQLKVVFPATMELCILAFGFALMVGIPVGMLAGIYRNKWQDKFISALALLGFSIPIFWLALLLTLFFSLTMGWLPVSGRFDLLYTVKTVTGFAIVDAWLSDSVWRHEMIVSALRHMVLPVLTLAVAPTTEVIRLMRISTIEVFDQNYVKAAATRGLSRLTILRRHVLHNALPPVIPRLGLQFSTMLTLAMITEMVFSWPGLGRWMINAIRQQDYAALSAGVMVIGSLVIIVNVISDILGAMANPLKHKEWYALR
- a CDS encoding peptide ABC transporter substrate-binding protein SapA, which codes for MRLVLSSLFALGLFSNMAFAAPERAALPDIRDSGFVYCVSGQVDTFNPQKAGSGLIVDTLAAQLYDRLLDVDPYTYRLVPELAESWEVLDNGATYRFRLRDDVAFQHTPWFTPTRKLNADDVVFTFQRIFNRNHPWHNVNGGSFPYFDSLQFADTVKSVRKLDNRTVEFTLARPDASFLWHLATHYASVMSAEYAAQLTKNDRQELLDRQPVGTGPFQVAEYRSGQYIRLQRHEHFWRGTPLMPQVVVDLGSGGTGRLSKLLTGECDVLAWPAASQLTILRDDPRLRLTLRPGMNIAYLAFNTDKPPLNNPAVRHALALAINNQRLMQSIYYGTAETAASILPRASWAYDGEAKITEYNPAKAREQLKALGAENLTLQLWVPTSSQAWNPSPLKTAELLQADMAQVGVKVVIVPVEGRFQEARLMDMNHDLTLTGWATDSNDPDSFFRPLLSCAAINSQTNYAHWCNREFDAVLQKALASQQLASRIDAYDEAQNILARELPVLPLASSLRLQAYRYDIKGLVLSPFGNASFAGVSREKEQEVKKP